One stretch of Litoribrevibacter albus DNA includes these proteins:
- a CDS encoding ExbD/TolR family protein: MRSRINLTNEQDDSNIDMTPMLDIVFIMLIFFIVSTTFVKESGVDINRPASSTAQQQDSSGVRLAVTADGLVWLEGKQTDIRMIRPKLERMKVEQPDIAVLLQADEDTKTGVLIRVMDQVKLAGIEQLAVATKNAVQGAH, encoded by the coding sequence ATGCGTAGCCGAATTAACTTAACGAACGAGCAAGACGATTCCAACATTGATATGACCCCAATGTTGGACATCGTGTTTATTATGCTGATCTTCTTCATTGTTTCGACCACGTTTGTGAAAGAGTCTGGTGTCGACATCAACCGACCTGCATCCTCTACGGCTCAGCAGCAAGACAGCTCAGGGGTGCGTTTGGCTGTGACGGCGGATGGATTGGTGTGGCTGGAAGGCAAGCAAACTGACATTCGCATGATTCGTCCTAAATTGGAGCGAATGAAAGTCGAACAACCCGACATTGCCGTGTTGTTGCAGGCGGATGAAGACACCAAAACCGGTGTGTTAATTCGTGTGATGGATCAGGTGAAACTGGCGGGGATTGAACAATTGGCTGTTGCCACAAAAAATGCCGTTCAGGGAGCTCACTAA
- a CDS encoding MotA/TolQ/ExbB proton channel family protein, which translates to MWLDPSLWLQALTQFFLTGGWVLFWLAWTAFVMWTLLLERTWFRWVQFPALKRQCMKALDHKTRTGRGDGELVNEVSGLQRELQKSFALIKTLVALCPMIGLLGTVTGMIQVFDVLAFHGTGNPRLMSAGVAKATIPTMAGMVLAVSGLLMYTWLHHWSRLQLASLAHVNDGK; encoded by the coding sequence ATGTGGCTTGACCCGAGCCTATGGCTTCAGGCGCTGACTCAATTCTTCCTGACGGGAGGTTGGGTTCTGTTCTGGTTGGCCTGGACGGCGTTTGTGATGTGGACATTGTTGTTGGAACGAACCTGGTTCCGATGGGTTCAGTTTCCTGCGCTCAAACGGCAATGCATGAAGGCGCTGGATCACAAAACACGTACCGGGCGAGGGGACGGTGAGCTGGTCAATGAAGTCTCTGGCTTGCAGCGGGAATTACAGAAATCCTTTGCGCTCATTAAAACGCTGGTGGCCTTATGTCCGATGATCGGGCTATTGGGGACGGTGACAGGGATGATTCAGGTATTTGATGTGCTGGCATTTCATGGCACGGGAAATCCCCGATTGATGTCAGCCGGGGTTGCTAAAGCGACGATTCCGACGATGGCGGGTATGGTGTTGGCTGTTTCAGGCTTGTTGATGTACACCTGGCTTCATCATTGGAGTCGATTACAACTGGCGTCTTTGGCCCATGTGAATGACGGTAAATGA
- a CDS encoding MotA/TolQ/ExbB proton channel family protein codes for MTTFSVASYVNAVWLTARNLLSCLVVMTFILSNSTVFADEQAASLDGLLKQVQQSIHQTEAQDQQRLDEFLAQYKKQSGLLKEAKARLAKAESEQVRLKRQYEQNEQRLQQQQETLTARTGQLGEVFGVVKQQGQDLSGVIQDSMISSEYADRLSTIAFADQKRIPTMTDVKALWWLMLQEMTATAEIKRYQASVAQPNGVYESVDVLRVGPFVAIDEQGRFLNYEASSQQLSVYPRQPTGSSVEQAKAYFNGQADTLLIDPSRGNLFELIGRTPTLKERLEQGGPIGFIIIVLGALGLLVAVWRLFAVLIAEWRIKSQAKRIENVSLANPLGRVLSAVQEAKSDAQDASSIEVRLDEALLKEVPRLERGMSALKLLAAVAPLLGLLGTVTGMIGTFQSITVFGTSDPKLMAGGISQALITTVLGLCVAIPLLFCHSLVADRVRRLIQLLQQVAFSSLAEYMEAKRSPVIKNEDAANREVA; via the coding sequence ATGACCACGTTCTCCGTAGCTTCCTATGTAAACGCTGTTTGGCTAACGGCGCGAAACCTCTTGTCATGTTTAGTTGTCATGACGTTCATTCTGTCCAATTCAACGGTATTTGCCGATGAACAAGCGGCTTCACTGGATGGCTTGCTGAAGCAGGTTCAACAGAGTATTCATCAGACAGAAGCGCAAGATCAGCAGCGTTTGGATGAATTCCTCGCCCAATATAAGAAACAGTCCGGTTTACTGAAAGAGGCGAAAGCGCGTCTGGCTAAGGCCGAATCAGAGCAAGTCCGTCTTAAGCGCCAGTATGAGCAAAATGAACAGCGACTTCAGCAACAACAAGAGACCTTGACGGCGCGTACCGGTCAGCTTGGCGAAGTGTTTGGTGTGGTTAAGCAACAGGGTCAGGATCTGAGCGGCGTCATTCAGGATTCGATGATCAGCAGTGAGTATGCCGATCGTCTGTCTACCATTGCCTTTGCTGATCAGAAACGTATTCCCACCATGACCGATGTAAAAGCCCTCTGGTGGTTGATGCTGCAAGAGATGACAGCAACGGCGGAAATCAAGCGATATCAGGCATCGGTGGCTCAACCCAATGGTGTGTATGAGTCGGTTGATGTCCTTCGTGTCGGGCCCTTTGTCGCCATTGATGAACAAGGTCGTTTTTTGAATTATGAGGCGTCCAGCCAGCAGCTGTCGGTGTATCCTCGTCAACCAACGGGAAGCAGTGTTGAGCAAGCCAAAGCCTATTTTAATGGGCAGGCAGATACACTGTTAATTGACCCAAGTCGCGGTAACTTGTTCGAGTTGATCGGGCGTACTCCGACGTTGAAAGAACGTCTGGAACAAGGTGGACCGATTGGTTTCATCATCATAGTGCTGGGAGCATTAGGTTTGCTGGTGGCGGTATGGCGTTTGTTTGCGGTGTTAATCGCTGAGTGGCGGATCAAGAGCCAGGCCAAGCGTATTGAAAACGTGTCTTTGGCGAATCCGTTAGGTCGTGTGTTGTCGGCGGTTCAAGAAGCCAAGAGTGATGCTCAGGACGCCAGTAGCATTGAAGTTCGGCTCGATGAAGCGCTGTTGAAAGAAGTCCCACGATTGGAACGTGGCATGTCTGCCCTGAAGCTGTTGGCTGCGGTGGCGCCGTTGTTGGGCTTGTTGGGAACCGTTACCGGCATGATCGGCACGTTCCAGAGCATTACTGTGTTCGGCACCAGTGACCCGAAATTGATGGCGGGTGGCATTTCCCAGGCTCTGATCACTACGGTGTTGGGCTTGTGTGTGGCGATCCCGTTGTTGTTCTGTCATAGCCTGGTGGCAGACCGGGTTCGTCGATTGATTCAGTTACTTCAACAGGTGGCGTTTTCTTCCTTGGCTGAGTACATGGAAGCGAAACGCTCGCCGGTTATCAAGAACGAAGACGCTGCGAACCGTGAGGTGGCGTAA
- a CDS encoding DUF3450 domain-containing protein: MSEVRSAVRMAVAGFVLINVTVLSNTVLSNTAMADDVVTSAEKALVTSYQHASKVQQKIDRLDEQTRQDYYEYLYTTQRAKQLEDYNAQLQRLIDSQQQEIEDIKEQLSSLQETEEAALPLLQTMLNTLIAFVERDKPFLSAERSERLSRLNDVLARADVSVAEKYRQVLEAYQIEVEYGRTLEAYSGVLKVEGQPDRDVTFLRLGRVALYYQTSDGQESGQWQTQQQQWQRLDERHDWVVQKGIQMALQQTVPELLELPIGLISELSKLSEHSVATSAMTEKGGAN, translated from the coding sequence ATGTCTGAAGTACGGTCTGCAGTGCGTATGGCAGTTGCTGGTTTTGTATTGATTAATGTGACTGTCCTGAGCAATACAGTTCTAAGTAATACGGCAATGGCTGATGATGTTGTCACGTCTGCTGAAAAAGCTTTGGTAACAAGTTATCAGCATGCATCGAAGGTACAGCAGAAGATTGATCGTCTGGATGAACAAACCCGTCAGGATTATTACGAGTATCTGTACACTACTCAGCGCGCTAAGCAATTAGAAGACTACAATGCCCAGCTACAACGCCTGATTGATTCCCAGCAGCAAGAAATTGAAGACATCAAAGAGCAGTTGTCGTCACTTCAGGAAACGGAAGAAGCGGCCTTACCTCTACTGCAAACCATGTTGAATACCCTGATTGCCTTTGTTGAACGAGACAAACCGTTTCTGAGTGCAGAGCGCAGCGAGCGATTATCACGACTGAACGATGTATTAGCGCGGGCCGATGTCAGTGTCGCAGAGAAATATCGTCAGGTGTTGGAAGCCTATCAGATTGAAGTGGAATACGGCCGAACGCTTGAAGCCTACAGTGGTGTGCTGAAGGTAGAGGGTCAGCCAGATCGGGATGTCACGTTCCTACGCCTGGGACGGGTGGCTTTGTATTACCAAACCTCGGATGGTCAGGAAAGCGGTCAATGGCAGACTCAGCAACAGCAATGGCAGCGTTTGGATGAACGTCATGATTGGGTGGTTCAGAAAGGCATTCAAATGGCGTTACAACAAACCGTTCCTGAATTATTGGAGTTGCCGATTGGCTTGATCAGCGAGCTAAGTAAACTAAGCGAGCACTCAGTCGCTACGTCCGCTATGACTGAGAAAGGAGGAGCAAACTAA
- a CDS encoding TonB-dependent receptor — protein sequence MNKKPLALGIMSGLMALSHNAVAASDNANASSPVEKTMVITASRTAETVSSLPQTVQVIDQEQIQQQVQPGNNLADILPKLIPGLGAPTQVTTQFGQTLRGRPVLILIDGVSQYDNRNVSRKLSSVSPEMVARIEVVSGASSIYGAGGAGGVINIITKDASKETLAFETRLGLKASTEELDSEALSYNFLQSASGTVDKFSYLATLTGEIRKGMFDADGDRIAPEPAQTSRSDADSLGALVKLGYQFDADTSVKLTFDWYEEEQDTEYAANYGGPGVPALFGADVEAKAIKGLELDDQPKTERTSITLDFINQDLFGSTFRGQAYYREREYRFYPFGSTRTLAIAPAYQPAFRTDRAPLPVVNQSTSEAEVYGTKLTLETSINDDASVIWGLDYNLDKGKQTARGYDVTSFINSGALTYEPIGSRYEYGPEVETETKAAFAQLEWDTSDTVTVRAGVRYENINVDVDDATPPMETWFWNQYGAMVSPFFPDAGPEAVEGDELDYDAWLFNIGAIDRISDNAEIFINYSEGYELPDAARLLRDGLSPDSLMLELFTNAGGATDIGDSKFDAMKVKNYEFGWRGHWESASASITAFYNKSDKTAVFNSDYTVDMLDQVKTISGLESTLDVYVNNSIQTGGTFSYTKGETRGEDGKKRDLQATEASPAKLTAYVQLNKSNFTTRLQSMTIFDYNKAARDDNGADIEGYTTLDLLTQVAVGPGNLQVNVSNLLNNEYQTVYSQWAEATYGPASGLNAEGRTVSMSYHMEY from the coding sequence ATGAACAAAAAGCCCTTAGCACTTGGTATTATGAGCGGCCTGATGGCCCTATCTCACAACGCGGTTGCAGCCTCCGATAACGCAAACGCTTCTTCACCTGTGGAAAAAACGATGGTCATTACCGCCAGCCGTACCGCAGAAACCGTCTCTTCTTTACCGCAAACCGTACAGGTGATCGATCAGGAACAGATTCAGCAACAAGTTCAACCAGGCAACAATCTGGCAGACATATTACCTAAGCTAATTCCGGGATTAGGTGCGCCAACTCAAGTAACCACTCAATTTGGTCAAACATTACGTGGCCGCCCGGTGTTAATTCTGATAGATGGTGTATCTCAGTACGACAATCGTAATGTCTCTCGTAAATTAAGCAGCGTGTCTCCTGAGATGGTAGCTCGTATCGAAGTGGTGTCTGGTGCCAGTTCTATCTATGGTGCAGGTGGTGCAGGCGGCGTAATTAATATCATCACAAAAGATGCTTCAAAAGAAACGTTGGCGTTTGAAACCCGTCTTGGCTTAAAAGCCAGTACCGAAGAACTGGATTCCGAAGCCCTGTCCTATAACTTCCTGCAAAGCGCCTCTGGCACTGTGGATAAGTTCAGTTACCTGGCTACTCTTACCGGCGAAATCCGTAAAGGCATGTTTGATGCTGATGGCGATCGCATTGCACCCGAACCGGCTCAAACCTCTCGAAGCGATGCCGATTCTTTAGGTGCCTTAGTAAAACTTGGCTACCAATTCGATGCAGACACATCTGTAAAACTAACCTTCGATTGGTACGAAGAAGAGCAAGATACAGAGTACGCAGCCAACTATGGCGGCCCAGGCGTACCGGCCCTATTCGGTGCAGATGTTGAAGCGAAAGCCATCAAAGGGTTGGAGCTGGACGATCAACCAAAAACGGAACGTACCTCCATCACCTTAGACTTCATCAACCAAGACCTATTCGGGTCGACTTTCCGAGGTCAGGCTTACTATCGCGAACGTGAATACCGTTTCTACCCATTCGGTAGTACACGAACACTTGCTATTGCGCCGGCTTATCAACCTGCATTTCGTACAGACAGAGCACCATTGCCTGTTGTAAACCAATCGACGTCAGAAGCGGAAGTCTACGGCACCAAACTGACCTTAGAGACATCCATTAATGATGACGCAAGCGTGATCTGGGGTCTGGATTACAACCTGGACAAAGGTAAGCAAACCGCACGCGGTTATGACGTAACAAGCTTCATTAACTCTGGAGCCCTAACCTATGAGCCTATCGGTTCACGCTATGAGTATGGCCCTGAAGTAGAAACCGAAACTAAAGCTGCCTTTGCACAGCTAGAATGGGATACCTCTGACACCGTCACGGTTCGCGCCGGTGTACGCTACGAAAATATTAACGTAGACGTTGATGATGCCACACCACCGATGGAAACCTGGTTCTGGAATCAATACGGTGCCATGGTTTCACCGTTCTTCCCTGACGCGGGCCCAGAAGCGGTAGAAGGTGATGAGCTGGACTATGATGCCTGGCTATTCAACATCGGTGCTATTGATCGTATCAGCGATAATGCAGAAATCTTTATCAACTACTCTGAAGGCTATGAACTTCCTGATGCGGCTCGCTTGCTACGCGATGGTTTATCCCCTGACAGCTTGATGCTGGAACTGTTCACCAATGCCGGCGGTGCCACTGACATTGGCGATTCCAAGTTCGATGCAATGAAAGTTAAGAACTACGAGTTTGGCTGGCGTGGACACTGGGAATCTGCCAGTGCATCGATCACCGCGTTCTACAACAAGTCAGACAAAACAGCGGTCTTTAATTCTGATTACACCGTCGACATGTTAGATCAGGTGAAAACCATCTCAGGTCTGGAATCTACTTTGGATGTTTATGTAAATAACAGCATTCAAACCGGTGGTACCTTCTCTTACACCAAGGGTGAAACCAGAGGCGAGGATGGTAAGAAACGTGACCTGCAAGCAACCGAGGCGTCACCTGCCAAGCTAACAGCCTATGTTCAGCTTAATAAATCTAATTTCACTACTCGTCTGCAAAGTATGACCATCTTTGACTACAACAAAGCAGCCAGAGACGATAACGGTGCAGACATCGAAGGTTACACCACTCTGGATCTGTTAACTCAGGTTGCAGTAGGCCCTGGCAATCTTCAAGTGAATGTCAGCAATTTGCTAAATAACGAGTACCAGACGGTCTACAGCCAGTGGGCAGAAGCGACCTATGGACCAGCATCAGGTCTGAATGCGGAAGGACGTACAGTAAGCATGAGCTACCACATGGAATACTGA
- a CDS encoding glutathione S-transferase family protein yields MSQVDYSNLSDYPIFDRWTASHPDRIQLFSYPTPNGVKVSIALEELGLAYEPHLVSLADEDVKSEAFLSLNPNNKIPAIIDPDGPDGKPVGLFESGAILIYLAEKAGKLLGSNAAEKAKVIQWLMFQMGGIGPMFGQLGYFHVYGGKSIEDPRPKKRYVQEVKRLLNVLEEQLDGQEWVAGEFSIADIAIVPWLQTLSGYYEAGELTELNRFPRVLSYISRFTERPAVQRGWKIPARDE; encoded by the coding sequence ATGTCACAGGTCGATTATTCAAATCTCTCGGATTACCCTATTTTTGATCGTTGGACAGCGAGTCATCCAGACAGAATTCAGTTGTTTTCCTACCCAACGCCGAATGGGGTAAAGGTCTCAATTGCATTAGAAGAATTGGGTTTGGCGTATGAACCGCATTTGGTGTCATTGGCGGATGAAGACGTAAAGAGCGAGGCTTTTCTCTCTCTGAATCCCAATAACAAGATACCGGCAATTATTGATCCTGATGGCCCTGACGGTAAACCGGTAGGGTTGTTCGAGAGTGGTGCCATTCTTATCTATCTTGCCGAGAAAGCGGGTAAGTTATTGGGGTCTAATGCAGCGGAAAAAGCAAAAGTAATTCAGTGGCTAATGTTTCAAATGGGGGGGATCGGGCCCATGTTTGGACAGCTTGGGTATTTCCATGTCTACGGGGGTAAGAGCATCGAAGACCCAAGACCTAAAAAGCGCTATGTACAGGAGGTAAAACGACTACTCAATGTGTTAGAGGAACAGTTGGACGGACAAGAATGGGTGGCTGGCGAGTTCTCTATTGCGGACATTGCCATCGTGCCCTGGTTGCAAACCTTGTCTGGTTATTATGAGGCGGGTGAATTGACGGAGCTGAATCGTTTTCCGAGGGTACTCTCGTACATTTCGCGTTTTACTGAACGGCCAGCGGTACAGCGTGGCTGGAAGATACCGGCTCGTGATGAGTAA
- a CDS encoding DUF3149 domain-containing protein, which produces MDTFFDLFANLTGLLSLFVIVFTTGMGIYCGHMFISKMKKEGEEYDKTHPKA; this is translated from the coding sequence ATGGATACATTCTTTGATCTGTTCGCAAACTTAACTGGACTGCTGAGCCTGTTCGTTATCGTATTCACTACAGGTATGGGTATTTATTGTGGTCACATGTTTATTTCAAAAATGAAGAAAGAAGGCGAAGAGTACGATAAGACACATCCAAAGGCGTAA
- a CDS encoding DUF2750 domain-containing protein: protein MSDERSLDEQPLDANQLDCESRYDYFLTVVGEEREIWILINDDNQFLKIFSEEEDFEYLPVWPTSDLAKDYLEASGENLTPKSISLPEFLNRWVSGLQNDGLEVGVFPGADKSVWIIEPSELKSDIQDELADAW from the coding sequence ATGAGCGACGAACGATCTTTAGACGAACAACCTCTGGACGCAAATCAACTCGACTGCGAAAGCCGTTACGATTACTTTCTGACAGTCGTTGGTGAAGAACGAGAAATTTGGATTCTTATCAACGACGACAATCAGTTTTTAAAGATCTTTTCTGAAGAGGAAGACTTTGAATACCTTCCTGTCTGGCCAACGTCAGATTTAGCCAAAGACTACCTTGAAGCATCGGGTGAAAATCTCACGCCGAAGAGCATTTCATTGCCTGAATTTCTGAATCGCTGGGTATCCGGCCTTCAAAACGATGGTTTGGAAGTGGGAGTCTTTCCTGGTGCAGACAAATCAGTGTGGATCATCGAACCGTCCGAGCTTAAAAGCGATATTCAGGATGAGCTGGCGGATGCCTGGTAA
- a CDS encoding DUF4177 domain-containing protein codes for MYKEYKVITVMEGGLGAIFLGASSIPVQKMETALNKEVADGWQVVFQIVEQKRLLLFWKREAVIITLGR; via the coding sequence ATGTACAAGGAATACAAAGTTATCACAGTCATGGAAGGTGGTTTGGGTGCAATCTTTTTAGGTGCATCAAGCATTCCAGTTCAGAAAATGGAAACTGCCCTTAACAAAGAAGTTGCTGACGGTTGGCAGGTGGTTTTCCAAATCGTTGAACAAAAGCGTCTGCTTCTTTTCTGGAAGCGCGAAGCGGTGATCATCACACTAGGTCGATAA
- a CDS encoding TM2 domain-containing protein, translated as MLKKDILEEQQEQLRRQVRELSDSQRASYYRLSEKVIKDPDTYATLNFIFIAGLHHFYLGKWGLGLLNILVFGSGIALLWFGLIEVGVALLIGISVFELYELFRSQAIVLDHNNKVGQRVLKDVLANSE; from the coding sequence ATGTTAAAAAAAGACATTCTTGAAGAACAGCAAGAACAACTGAGACGCCAGGTTCGGGAATTATCTGACAGCCAACGCGCAAGCTATTATCGACTGTCGGAAAAGGTCATTAAAGACCCGGATACCTACGCCACATTAAACTTCATTTTCATTGCCGGTTTGCACCATTTTTATCTTGGAAAATGGGGCTTGGGCTTATTGAATATTTTGGTGTTCGGCAGTGGTATTGCGCTTCTCTGGTTTGGTCTGATTGAAGTTGGCGTTGCACTCTTAATCGGAATCTCTGTCTTTGAACTGTATGAGCTGTTCCGTTCCCAAGCCATTGTGTTGGATCACAACAACAAGGTTGGGCAACGGGTACTGAAAGACGTCTTGGCGAATAGCGAATAG